The segment TCATCCTCTACGCGCACTACGGGCCGTCGCGGTCCCCGGCCTCCCGCCACGAGCGGATCGTCGCGCTCGAGGAAAGCCCCGGCGCCTACGACGAGGCCGCGTTCCGGACGACGCCGCCGCAGCACAGGTACGACTACCTCTACTGCGGCTCCTCGCTGTACGGCAACCTCAGCGCGGCGCGGGTGCGGGAGTGGATGGCGTACCACGCGCGCTTCTTCGGCGCGCGCTCCCACTTCGTGTTCCACGACGCCGGCGGCGTCAGCCCCGCCGTGCGCGCCGCGCTCCAGCCCTGGGTGCGCGCCGGCCGCGCCACGCTGCAGGACGTGCGCGCGCAGGCCGAGTACGACGGGTGGTACTACAATCAGTTCCTCGTCGTCAATGACTGTCTGCACCGGTACCGGCACGCGGCCAAGTGGACCTTCTTCTTCGATGTCGACGAGTACATCTTCCTGCCCGACGGCCGCAGTCTCGAGGATGTGCTCGCCGAGCTCGAACCGTACACGCAGTTCACCATCGAGCAGAACCCAATGTCGAGCAAGTTGTGCGTCGATGATCCGGAGGCCGACTATTCCAAGTAGGTGACTCTTTAATTCCCCAAATCGATCTGAATTTGAATTGCCGAACTAGGAATTGCAATGTAGCTCTTGTGTAACACTGATTGACCAAAGTGCCTAATTGGTTGTGGGTTTGCTTCTAAAGTTGCTGCCTTGTTGCAATGCCACTCTCATAGAAGCAATATAGAAGCGGATTTATGCAATGCAGCTTCATTTTCCTTGTCTAGTTTATGTTTTTCAGTTGTCCAGAGAATAGACAAGTCAAATTACATGATTAGGAGTCACCAATTCAGTAATCTAGTCACATTTCGATTGGCAATTGCTGCTTACATTGCCCTTCATGCAATCTTAGTTTCATGAGGCCGCTTTATTGCCCAAACAAAACAAGTGATGCaactgattcttcttcatctcaaATTTGTGCAGCCAATGGGGATTTGAGAAGCTGGTTTTCCGGAACTCGATCACCGGGGTGAGGAGAGACAGGAAGTACGCGATCCAGGCCAAGAACGCATACGCCACAGGTGTTCACATGTCTGAGAATGTTATCGGCAACACCACGCACAAGACGGAGCACCTCATCCGGTACTACCACTACCACAACACCATCAACGTGCTCGGCGAGGTGTGCCGCGAGTTCGTCTCCGTTCCACCAAAGGGTGGCCTGACATGGTCCGAGAAGACACCCTGGTACTACGACAACAGCATGAAGCGCGTTGCCGATGCTGTGCGTGAGTTCGAGAGGGAGACCATCGGCGATGTGCGGCTATGACTGACCTAACCACTGAGATAAAAGAGCTGTTGTAGAGTATGTATTGCTGTGAGCCATTCAGGAGGGGCTTGGCGACTGCATTTCTGTCTTCCGGATGTTATGAAGCAGACCGTTACCTATGGTTTGGGGCTATCTGAGCTGACAGAGATGCAACGAAAGCGAAGCTGCAACCTCAAGGGAAAAATGGCAGATTGTGTGCCAGTGATGGCCCTGTGATTCTGATATGAGCCGAAGGTGAGGAGGTTCTTGTAAACAGAATATGTCTTCAGTGTAAATTCCATTGTTTTATTGCTCAAATATACTACACATTGTATTCTCTTGTTGAAGTTTCAGCAATGTAGAAACCATTCAGAACCGTGCTGCATCAATGTAGATATGATTATTTATGGCATTATTTTTAACTTGGTCATCTTATCGGAACCATAAGATGGAGAGCCTAAGATGTCAGCTGCTTTTTTTTTCTGGCCTCATTCTTGAATAATAATCTGTGGTTGATGTCAAGATGGTTTTGGAAGTCTTGCAGCTCGGagagcctagaaatgaatagagaaaaagaaaagtagGGACCGGAGGGTGGGCACGGTGTCATGGACTGTAGCGTTGTATGATTGGGCAAGGGTTGGCCTTTGGCCTTTGCTGGTCCATTGCTCTGGCCTTGTATGGTATGCAGAAGTTGtctccagctgctgctgctgcttgctgcCTTCCTTGTCGTGGCATTCCTTGATGTTCCTGCTCGTTGCCTGGTGGGCCAAATGCCCCATGCCACATTTGTTGGGGCGTTAAGGGTGACTATTAAGTATTAAGGGTCTCCCATGAGATCAACTCAAACCACTGTGTCATCACGATTCGGGGATGCAGAAGTTTATGCTCACTAGTCACAACTAGCTGGTGAGAATATATGGCAAGAGGCAATCCTCACATTGACTGGTACGACTGTTTTTTATCTTGCAGAACAGCCTGATACATCCACCAAGTAGGGGCAGTTGCATGCTTGCTGTACATTGCCTTTCTAGATTTTTAATCCAGTTTTAGAATATTGAATTTCCAAAACGAAATCATTCTCAGTGCGCACGCTGGATTTTTTTTCACTGTTCCTCCGATCTTTGTATCAGTACCATCTAATCTAACAATCTGATTTCATATCTGAAGATGCCATATGTAGCAGCACACGTGTGCAGAACCCCTCCTTATTTGTAACTATCCATTCACGGATAAAACCACTTGTGTTGTATCCTTAGCATTAGCCATTAGCCAACTAGTAGTTAGCTCTTCACTAATAACACCAGATGAAGAGAAGAGGCGACAGGCAGCATTGTGATCCGTGGGCCGTGGCCCGTGGGGATCCACCTGACCACCTCCACGGGTGCCGGGAGCCGTTGTGGACTCGCAGAGCACCGGGAATTTGGCAGCGTTTTTGCGCCTGTGTACGAGTGGCCAGGAGCACTGCAGACTTTCAGAGAGACAGAGAGTCAGGATTAGTCAGAACAGCTGTTTCAGAGGATTGAGGTCCTGGGACCCGGGAGCTTCACAGTTGCTGCTTGTCAGTCATCTGCATCTCGTACAAAACGCCATGACGTGGTGCTACAGTTGCTTCCTAACCTTAACAACGTGGTTTTTTTtccctggccttgtttagttcccggaaaaattttgcaaaactttttagatttttcatcacatcgaatcttgcgacacatgcatgaaacattaaatatagataaaaaataactaattacatagtttatctgtaatatgcaaaacgaatcttttgaaattacttagttcatgattggacaatatttgtcaaatacaaacgaaagtgttatagtgtccattttgtaaaaaattttgaactaaacaaaaccAAAGTTTGGAAAAGATCATGTGGAGCCCGTATCTTCTTCCCTAGATCGGGGCTCTATGATAAGGTTTTTATAGTTATAAAAGAAAAGGTTTAATTCAGCTCCGACCCAGTTCTCGTATTGGGGGGAGGGATTCATTCACGAACTGGACCTGAAGGACGCGGGAGCATCATATATAGTTACTGGTGTATTACGATGCATTTTTGTCACCATGTTCCCTCCAATTTGGGAATGAGTAGCGAGTACGGGAACCATGTGTAGTGTAGCGATGATGTCCGGTACCTTTCTCTGCTCTTTACGGCACTGCCGTAGGTAGTAGCAGGAGTAGTAGAGGTTGGTGAAAAAAAAGCCATCCTTCCGGTTTCAGCCAAGACGGCTCAAGTGACAGGATATATCAACGCATAAAATGATAACTAAAAAGATTATGCATGAGTAAAACTAGTCTTACTAGGTATCTGCCTCTCTGGTAAGCACACTGATCCGTCAGCTGACGAGTTCAGTAGTTCACACGCATTTCCATTTcgttttgcagacagcatgatGCTTGGTCACTAAGGAGAATAGATCGCTTGTTCAAACAGTTTGGACTATCGCTATCCGGGGCAGGCAGATGTGTATAGCCCTAGCCTAATTTGAACCTGCTGAACCAATCAGAGCGCAGTACAAATAGTCAGCTGTGACGCAATCACGCAATGCAGTTGATAATCTCGGCAGAAAGTATTCGTCTTTTTACCAagcttaattttttttatgaagacttttTTTACCAAGCTACGCAATTCAGAGTGGGTCACTGTctgatacatatacatatacagagACTGCAGGCATCGTTGTCACTTGTGAGATAGGCAGGGCGAGGTGCCGGGCTCGCGCTTCTTCCCTTCCATGATTACGGCCTTGCCTTGGCGACCTGGATCACAACGACAGCAGCAAATTCAGCAAAGAAATTGATGCCGTTCTGTTTgaccttttgtttttttttggtcCCTGCTCCTGTTCCTGCCCCTGAGATTGAGGCTTTATTTCGATTTGCTGAAGGGAGGAGGAAGCCGCTTGGTGGAGACGGCGACGAGAGGTGGCGAGTTGCCCGGCGTTGCTGGTGAATTTTTCCTCCTTGTTTCAGATGGAATCGAATGTGGTCGTTTTCAGTTTTCACCATCGATGCTCATTCACCGCCTATCCTTTTCATTCAGAAAGAGGCGAAGAAGAGTCATCAGTCGACCGCAGTCGCCGTCACTACGTACGCCGCACGCAGTGGGCTTCGCAAACTTGGATGGATCGGAGGCTTTTGTTGGGCCTGCACCGCAAGTCCGTCCGTCCCCGATCCACATTGCCGGCCCATCTGCTAGTCGTCACTTTCAGAgctcagctagctagctacaaaGGTGAAGTGAACCTTACCCGGCCAGCAGCCTTCGTCCATCCATCGATTCGATCATCAGGGAAAAAGCAGCGAGCGATTAAGCTTGGCAGTCACGACTAATCCGAGAGCAGATAGATagaggccggccggccggcggcggatACGCGTTACTTTCCGGGAGTTAAACGGGTGCAAGTGCAAGTGCCCTGCCCTGGATTAAAAGGCGGATACATCGCATCACCGTCGGCGCCGTCGCCGTCACCGATCACACCCCACGCGGCGCGGCG is part of the Sorghum bicolor cultivar BTx623 chromosome 10, Sorghum_bicolor_NCBIv3, whole genome shotgun sequence genome and harbors:
- the LOC8083472 gene encoding galactan beta-1,4-galactosyltransferase GALS1, with the protein product MRKDAAPAGIAPGSAPALLCFDLKPFLAALTVLTLLAAAWQLRAYHSVLASPFSAACPQPTAAGASLPRALAVHANKASPSSSAAAATNSTASSSSAPPPGPERREFRAVGSAAALFVQMGAYRGGPYTFAVVGLASKPTHVYGKPWFRCEWEPNGASSSSPPMRAAKTYHMLPDWGYGRVYTVVVVNCTFPRVPNADNAGGRLILYAHYGPSRSPASRHERIVALEESPGAYDEAAFRTTPPQHRYDYLYCGSSLYGNLSAARVREWMAYHARFFGARSHFVFHDAGGVSPAVRAALQPWVRAGRATLQDVRAQAEYDGWYYNQFLVVNDCLHRYRHAAKWTFFFDVDEYIFLPDGRSLEDVLAELEPYTQFTIEQNPMSSKLCVDDPEADYSNQWGFEKLVFRNSITGVRRDRKYAIQAKNAYATGVHMSENVIGNTTHKTEHLIRYYHYHNTINVLGEVCREFVSVPPKGGLTWSEKTPWYYDNSMKRVADAVREFERETIGDVRL